AAATCCGCTGCTCAACTGGTCGGGATGGCTGTTCTTTGCGGGGATCATCATTTTTTCCGGAAGCTTGTACATCTTATCGGCATCCGGTTTCCGCGCCCTCGGCGCGGTCACGCCGGTCGGCGGGGTATGTTTTTTGATCGCCTGGCTGCTGTTGATGATCGCTTCCGCCAAATTGGGATAAGAGTCGGCCGCGACCAAATCGATTTTAAGGGGCTTCTCATCCGTCCTGCGGCGGATGAAAGCCCCGTTCTTCTTTCACAGGGAATGCCGGATCAAGGGCCTGCCTTTTGGAGAAGAGACGGCTGTCGCCGGCAGGAGGGAAGGACGGAAAGCAAAAAAACGTCCCCTCCTCTCCAGCCGGTCCGGAACGGGACGGTTCCCTTTTTTGTCCGGCGGCCGGCGCTGGGGATCCGGGGTTCCCCGGCATCGGCCGACCAATTTTTTCCGGGCGGTAAAATTGGCCGCCGGCTCTCCCGTATGGGCTGACGAATTTTCCCCAATAGATGGGAGAAGCCGCTTTTAAGCCCGGCGATTTTGAACCGGACGGAAACGGAACTTGCGAGTGGCCGGAGGAAATAAACGGCTGCGCTTGAACGGAAAGAGCCTTTGGGCTGAACAAGCCTTTGCCAAAGGTTCCCCGCCTTCGATCCGGCAGGCGGCGGAAAACCTGTCCTGCCCCGTTGGAAAAAAAGCCGGCCGCATTTGCCCGGCCGGCAGGGGATTTTCGCCGCGGAATCGCCCGGCCCGCTGAAAGGGAGGGGATTATCTCGGCTGGTAGGTGGCCAATGGAGGCGTTGAATAGGGATAATAATAGTTCAGTTCTTCGTCAAACTCCGCGTAATTAAAGTAAACCATCGGCAATAAATACCGTTTTCCCGTCTCCGGATCGCTGATGATCAGATGATCCCTTCCCGCCGCTTCGATGATCCCCCGGAAAATCTTGGCGTTCCACTCTACATTGTTTTCGAAAGTCATATAGACGGTGATGAATTTTCCCCTGTTCAGGCGGAGGATGTTTTCGATATAGGATTGTTCGAGGGGAAGCATGCCCGGTACTTGTTGGGCGCCCGCCCCCGTCGATGGGGTTTGGATGACCGACCCCGAAGGAAGCTGCTGGGAAAGGGGCACCTGCTGATGAGAATAGGGCTGGGCCGCTTGATAGGGCGAAGGGGCGACGGATTGGGGAAAAACCGCCTGCCTGTAGGGAAAATATCCCGGATAATACCACGGGTTGCCGCTCGAATTGGACGATTGGCTCATGTAAATCCC
This is a stretch of genomic DNA from Caldibacillus debilis DSM 16016. It encodes these proteins:
- the gerQ gene encoding spore coat protein GerQ — protein: MSQSSNSSGNPWYYPGYFPYRQAVFPQSVAPSPYQAAQPYSHQQVPLSQQLPSGSVIQTPSTGAGAQQVPGMLPLEQSYIENILRLNRGKFITVYMTFENNVEWNAKIFRGIIEAAGRDHLIISDPETGKRYLLPMVYFNYAEFDEELNYYYPYSTPPLATYQPR